From one Candidatus Nitrospira nitrosa genomic stretch:
- a CDS encoding two-component system sensor histidine kinase NtrB encodes MTNMTTNPEERALLQAAFQSFDEAAHTLQQSYSALTARVEEMDAELAQSNEALRRQLVDNEAMRVRLDGILESLSTGVVVVDERGIITRSNRAAEQLLGRSDVELHSRCIPEVLADRGLTVSDRPQRIGQSVVSISQVPLRNDSGEDSGQLVLLQDITRVYQLEEQLQRKDRLAAMGELIGRIAHEIRNPLGSVELFASLLQRDLNEHEPTQRYAQQISQAVQLMDGLLANLLLYMRPMHLTRSWHHAESLLNESLELAAHAIAKAPVDIRMDISREVPSIWCHDGQLKQVVVNLIVNAVQAMPNGGELAISLSPEPLQSLGTSAVRLTVRDSGMGIDPAHRSRLFDPFFTTKDEGTGLGLAIVHSIVDAHHGRIDIESTVGQGTACSIILPHPSVAGDVSPEDGPGCERGAVKNAERAVREVVLMEDSSYD; translated from the coding sequence ATGACCAACATGACGACAAACCCGGAGGAACGGGCCCTCTTACAGGCGGCTTTTCAGAGTTTTGACGAGGCGGCACACACGTTACAGCAATCCTATAGCGCACTCACGGCACGCGTGGAGGAGATGGATGCCGAACTCGCGCAGAGCAACGAGGCGCTTCGTCGACAGCTTGTCGACAACGAAGCCATGCGCGTGCGCTTAGATGGAATTCTTGAATCGTTGTCGACCGGGGTAGTGGTCGTGGACGAGCGTGGGATCATCACTCGTAGTAACCGCGCCGCGGAGCAGCTCCTAGGGAGGAGCGATGTGGAACTACACAGTCGTTGCATCCCGGAGGTCTTAGCGGATCGAGGGCTGACTGTTTCTGATCGTCCGCAACGCATTGGGCAGAGCGTAGTTTCCATCAGTCAGGTCCCGCTTCGAAACGACTCCGGTGAGGATTCCGGGCAGCTGGTTCTGCTTCAGGACATTACCCGGGTCTATCAACTCGAAGAACAATTGCAACGAAAGGATCGACTTGCCGCGATGGGTGAACTGATCGGTCGGATCGCGCACGAGATCCGTAATCCGTTGGGCAGTGTGGAACTTTTTGCGTCGTTGCTGCAACGCGACCTCAACGAGCATGAGCCCACGCAACGGTACGCGCAGCAGATTTCACAGGCCGTTCAGTTGATGGATGGTCTTCTGGCGAATCTGCTGCTGTACATGCGCCCGATGCACTTGACGCGATCGTGGCATCACGCGGAATCGTTACTCAACGAATCTCTGGAGTTGGCTGCGCATGCAATTGCCAAAGCGCCCGTAGACATTCGCATGGACATCAGCCGGGAGGTGCCGTCGATTTGGTGCCACGATGGGCAGTTGAAGCAGGTCGTTGTGAACTTGATCGTCAATGCCGTCCAAGCGATGCCGAACGGAGGCGAGTTAGCGATCAGTCTGTCCCCAGAGCCGCTTCAGTCGCTGGGAACATCAGCGGTGCGACTGACGGTCCGTGATTCCGGTATGGGGATCGATCCAGCGCATCGCTCTCGTTTGTTCGACCCATTTTTTACGACGAAAGACGAGGGGACCGGTCTGGGGCTCGCTATCGTACATTCCATTGTGGACGCCCACCATGGACGGATCGATATCGAGAGCACGGTGGGGCAGGGCACGGCCTGTTCAATCATCCTCCCTCATCCCTCAGTAGCCGGAGACGTAAGTCCTGAGGACGGCCCAGGTTGCGAAAGGGGTGCCGTCAAGAACGCCGAGCGAGCGGTTCGAGAGGTCGTCCTGATGGAGGATTCGTCTTATGACTGA
- a CDS encoding sigma-54-dependent transcriptional regulator — MTDREKQIPMAETGEEQERILVVDDDPSMRIALMETIRRLGYAVQGATDGTEALERITKFRPWLVLTDLRMPRLTGLELIKEMKARAPQTAIVLMTAYGTVETAVEAMKLGASEYLLKPFSMDVLERAIANLKAGREEGIGLGRPIHQVEHRALLSQDPGMVRLLSTIEGVASSQATVLIHGESGTGKELLARFIHLRSPRAHRPFIAVNCAALPDGLLESELFGHERGAFTGAVIRKVGKFEMAHTGTLLLDEISEMNLALQAKLLRVLQEREVDRIGGRDPVPVNIRVIATTNRMLYREVEQGRFREDLYYRLNVFPVTVPPLRERVVDIPVLARHFVNQSAMRNGLTPPTLSDSALAHLQRLPWKGNVRELENVMERALLLAGQGPILPEHCPPERTEDVTIPLVRASPPTNGSLWEMERELIFKTLARVKDNRTHAAKELPISKAPVKRAQPIMPSVSYKRGEVSDDVFPRHGGRVTPSHPGCRRQQCQLGFEPHQSPIRIKAWERAPSGIHSSPWHLVPQTTVGSRPCPAYLRTGRLATSGLAPTPSWLTVEASQSPRQWRGS; from the coding sequence ATGACTGATCGTGAGAAGCAAATCCCGATGGCGGAAACCGGTGAGGAGCAGGAGCGGATTCTGGTCGTCGATGATGATCCGTCGATGCGTATCGCCTTGATGGAAACCATCAGGCGGCTTGGCTATGCCGTGCAGGGGGCGACTGATGGGACAGAGGCCTTGGAGCGAATCACGAAGTTTCGTCCATGGTTGGTCTTGACGGATTTGCGTATGCCTCGCCTGACGGGTCTCGAGCTGATCAAGGAGATGAAGGCGCGAGCCCCGCAAACGGCGATTGTCCTCATGACGGCCTACGGAACAGTTGAAACAGCCGTTGAGGCCATGAAGCTGGGGGCCAGCGAATATCTGTTGAAGCCATTTTCCATGGATGTCCTGGAGCGGGCGATTGCCAATCTCAAAGCCGGCCGTGAGGAAGGGATTGGACTGGGTCGGCCGATCCATCAGGTCGAGCACCGAGCGCTGCTCAGCCAAGACCCAGGGATGGTCAGACTCCTGAGCACGATTGAAGGAGTGGCTTCCAGTCAGGCCACCGTCCTGATTCATGGCGAAAGTGGAACGGGCAAAGAGTTGTTGGCACGGTTTATTCATTTGCGAAGTCCGCGGGCCCATCGACCGTTCATTGCGGTGAACTGTGCTGCGCTTCCTGATGGATTGCTGGAAAGTGAACTCTTCGGCCATGAGCGAGGGGCATTTACCGGTGCCGTCATCAGGAAAGTCGGGAAGTTTGAGATGGCCCATACAGGCACCTTGCTCTTGGACGAAATCAGCGAAATGAATCTGGCCCTCCAGGCGAAATTGTTGCGCGTCTTGCAGGAACGTGAGGTGGATCGGATCGGGGGGCGTGATCCGGTTCCGGTCAACATTCGCGTGATCGCCACGACGAATCGCATGCTCTATCGGGAGGTTGAGCAGGGCCGCTTTCGCGAAGATCTCTATTATCGATTAAACGTCTTCCCCGTGACGGTGCCACCGTTACGCGAGCGTGTCGTCGATATCCCCGTACTCGCGCGCCATTTTGTGAATCAATCAGCCATGAGAAATGGTCTGACTCCACCGACTCTGTCGGACAGTGCTCTGGCGCATTTACAACGCTTACCCTGGAAAGGAAATGTGCGTGAGTTGGAGAACGTGATGGAACGAGCGCTGTTGTTGGCAGGCCAAGGGCCTATTTTACCGGAACATTGTCCTCCTGAAAGGACCGAGGACGTCACGATCCCGTTGGTGCGTGCATCGCCACCGACGAATGGATCGCTGTGGGAGATGGAACGAGAGCTGATTTTCAAAACCTTGGCCCGTGTGAAAGACAATCGGACCCATGCGGCAAAAGAGTTGCCCATCTCGAAGGCTCCGGTCAAGAGGGCACAGCCGATCATGCCCTCCGTATCCTACAAACGGGGCGAGGTCTCCGACGACGTCTTCCCTCGCCATGGTGGTCGCGTGACTCCGTCGCATCCCGGTTGTCGTCGTCAGCAGTGTCAGCTCGGATTTGAGCCGCACCAGTCACCCATCAGGATCAAGGCGTGGGAGCGAGCCCCGTCGGGGATCCACTCCAGCCCCTGGCACCTCGTGCCCCAGACAACCGTCGGTTCCCGGCCGTGTCCAGCATACCTACGCACAGGACGTCTGGCTACCAGCGGGCTGGCGCCAACCCCATCATGGCTCACGGTCGAGGCGTCTCAGTCCCCACGCCAGTGGCGAGGGAGTTGA
- a CDS encoding tetratricopeptide repeat protein: protein MNLCRLPYVRLIVLLVVWTVVPSVAIGQTLPSGKSSSSPVGSRPAAVKSQAPVERLALLLPDDGPRLEGQSTGIDGLAWQEGQSAYKKQAWAEAQRFFAKIVTDYPESPLVPSAKAFLIELALREDSSGQGRALGIQEYKKLVRDHPQSVNARRAEWRIGDLYFEQGWYQEAQVFYEQAMAHAESRHFDGPRSLLGLGYAYMAMGKWSEAEHAFSNVRTRTEQEPLLQGATLGMAHALYRQQRYADAQPLFDLAYRRWPRLVKADPLALQRFAVTEIRLQHEASARELLLLLYNLYPRHEHTPAALLQLAESLRAGANQRLAEFVYALIPALYPYSVPATTAKLRLAVQQTEMMQAGGVESIGRTVSAMMHDVPTPFQSAASYRSLLEDIATREAANPAGSEALFYLAKAAEQSNDMHRAIGLYRDITLKTGQVNDPWAAKAVDRLAVLLTPWIEAAIASQDDLTVVSLFHRQGTVARQRYARSPLLLQIADAHRRLGFAAEGSSLYQQVIKVHNDPALIEPALIGLGKIYLDQRDPDAARKVFERYRFQFPLGTYEGEVVLLLVQAMRQQRDMQGLLHLCRTWLLRHPGHRERPAMYLQLARTLGELDKLEESALAYEEGFKAGAVASSETLLAYADTLSRLNRHERAIAVYQSVLEKKPKVRQAEWARLQTAQHWTALKQYDRATVALAELGRADDEMVNRLSASLKGAAQTVRQSGKAEGL, encoded by the coding sequence GTGAATCTATGCCGTCTTCCATATGTCCGACTGATTGTCCTGCTCGTCGTCTGGACAGTCGTGCCTTCGGTGGCCATTGGACAGACACTTCCCTCCGGGAAGAGTTCCAGTAGCCCTGTCGGTAGCCGGCCGGCAGCGGTGAAAAGCCAGGCGCCGGTTGAACGACTTGCTCTGTTATTGCCGGACGATGGTCCACGGCTGGAAGGGCAGTCGACCGGGATCGATGGGTTGGCGTGGCAGGAGGGGCAGTCTGCCTACAAGAAGCAAGCGTGGGCAGAGGCGCAACGATTCTTTGCGAAGATTGTCACGGATTACCCTGAAAGCCCGCTTGTGCCGTCCGCGAAAGCGTTTCTCATTGAACTGGCTCTTCGTGAGGACTCCTCAGGCCAAGGTCGCGCGTTGGGAATCCAGGAGTACAAGAAACTCGTGCGAGACCATCCGCAGTCGGTCAATGCTCGGCGAGCAGAGTGGCGGATCGGGGATCTGTACTTTGAACAAGGCTGGTATCAAGAGGCTCAGGTCTTCTATGAGCAAGCGATGGCTCATGCGGAGAGCCGTCACTTTGACGGTCCACGCTCGTTGCTCGGTCTGGGCTATGCGTATATGGCCATGGGCAAGTGGAGCGAGGCTGAGCATGCCTTTTCAAATGTGCGCACACGGACTGAGCAAGAGCCGCTGTTGCAAGGTGCCACGTTGGGGATGGCCCATGCCTTGTATCGGCAACAGCGATACGCGGACGCGCAACCGCTCTTCGACCTCGCCTATCGACGGTGGCCTCGTCTGGTCAAAGCTGACCCACTTGCGCTTCAACGGTTCGCGGTGACGGAAATCAGGCTTCAGCATGAGGCATCCGCGAGAGAGTTGCTCCTGTTGTTATACAATTTATATCCCCGCCACGAACATACGCCTGCGGCGCTGTTGCAGCTTGCCGAGAGCCTAAGGGCCGGTGCCAACCAGCGACTCGCGGAGTTTGTGTACGCCCTCATTCCGGCGCTCTATCCCTATAGCGTGCCGGCCACGACGGCCAAGCTCCGCTTGGCGGTTCAGCAGACGGAGATGATGCAGGCCGGGGGAGTCGAGTCAATCGGCCGCACGGTCAGTGCCATGATGCACGATGTTCCGACCCCGTTCCAGAGTGCCGCATCGTATCGGTCCTTATTGGAAGACATTGCCACGCGAGAAGCGGCGAACCCAGCCGGGAGCGAGGCGCTCTTTTACCTGGCGAAGGCCGCAGAGCAGAGCAACGACATGCACCGGGCGATTGGCCTCTACCGGGATATCACTCTGAAGACGGGGCAGGTGAATGATCCCTGGGCTGCAAAAGCCGTCGACCGCCTGGCTGTACTGCTGACTCCATGGATTGAGGCAGCGATCGCATCTCAGGATGATCTGACGGTGGTCAGTCTGTTCCATCGGCAGGGAACCGTGGCGAGACAACGCTATGCGCGATCACCACTCTTGTTGCAGATTGCCGACGCGCATCGCCGGCTGGGATTCGCGGCAGAAGGCAGCAGTCTGTACCAGCAGGTGATTAAGGTCCACAACGATCCGGCGTTGATCGAGCCGGCTTTGATAGGGCTTGGGAAAATCTATCTGGATCAGCGCGACCCCGATGCGGCGCGGAAGGTGTTTGAACGATACCGTTTTCAGTTTCCGCTTGGAACCTACGAAGGGGAAGTCGTGCTGTTGCTGGTACAGGCGATGCGGCAGCAGCGAGACATGCAGGGCCTTCTGCATCTGTGCCGCACATGGCTGTTGCGCCATCCCGGTCATCGAGAGCGTCCGGCGATGTATCTTCAGCTGGCTAGGACGTTGGGAGAGCTGGACAAGCTTGAAGAGTCGGCTCTGGCCTATGAAGAAGGCTTCAAGGCCGGGGCCGTCGCGTCTTCCGAGACGCTGTTGGCGTACGCCGACACATTATCGCGGCTGAATCGCCACGAACGAGCGATCGCGGTGTATCAGTCGGTGTTGGAGAAGAAGCCTAAAGTGCGCCAAGCTGAATGGGCTCGCCTGCAAACGGCTCAGCATTGGACCGCGCTGAAGCAATACGATCGCGCCACGGTGGCTCTGGCAGAACTCGGTCGTGCGGATGATGAGATGGTAAATCGGCTCTCAGCATCGCTCAAGGGGGCTGCCCAAACGGTCCGGCAATCAGGAAAAGCGGAGGGGCTATGA
- a CDS encoding sigma-54-dependent transcriptional regulator: MNTVNVLIVDDDAAVRAILQEVLLHEGYGVSMAEDGHAAIQVAKESVVHIVITDLQLPDIDGLEIIDRLVKQDAKIIPIMMTGFGTIETAVRAMKSGAFDFITKPFDLETVAVVVRKAAEFYRLRQENHLLRKAVRDQYRLEQLVGVSEPMQQVLEFVQKVADSDSTVMIQGESGTGKELVARMLHFNSLRRDRPLVPVNCGAIPENLLESELFGHEKGAFTGATHSRMGRFELANGGTIFLDEIGEMSLPLQVKLLRVLQEREFERVGGNRTIHVDVRIIAATNQDLELQVEERRFRKDLFYRLNVIPIVIPPLRERRSDIPLLIEHFLTRFNQSKHTDVSGFSSDALQFLIEYDWPGNIRELENMIERLVVLKKQGTLAVEDLPPKIGRRSIAPEFKEQFIRFNDDGINLSREVEQYEKHLIMEALRKANGVTSRAAQLLHLNRTTLVEKLKRKGVDPRSHVETLPLWPRISSQKIDDLPT, from the coding sequence ATGAACACAGTCAACGTACTGATTGTCGACGATGATGCGGCCGTCCGGGCGATTCTGCAGGAGGTGCTCCTGCACGAGGGCTATGGCGTGTCCATGGCCGAAGACGGTCACGCGGCGATTCAGGTTGCCAAAGAGTCGGTCGTTCATATCGTGATCACGGACTTGCAGTTGCCGGATATCGATGGGTTGGAGATCATCGATCGTCTGGTCAAGCAGGATGCCAAGATCATTCCCATCATGATGACGGGGTTCGGAACAATTGAAACCGCGGTGCGGGCTATGAAGTCCGGTGCCTTTGATTTCATTACCAAACCCTTTGATCTTGAGACCGTGGCGGTCGTGGTGCGAAAGGCGGCGGAGTTTTATCGGCTGCGACAGGAAAACCATCTGCTACGGAAAGCCGTCCGTGATCAGTATCGGTTGGAGCAGTTGGTCGGCGTCAGTGAGCCGATGCAACAGGTGCTGGAGTTTGTGCAAAAGGTCGCCGACAGCGACAGTACGGTCATGATCCAAGGTGAGAGCGGCACCGGCAAAGAGTTGGTTGCCCGCATGCTCCACTTCAACAGCCTGCGGAGGGACCGCCCGCTGGTTCCGGTCAACTGCGGGGCCATTCCTGAAAACCTGCTGGAGTCCGAACTCTTTGGACACGAAAAGGGTGCCTTCACCGGCGCCACGCATTCGCGGATGGGTCGGTTTGAATTGGCGAACGGCGGGACGATCTTTCTTGATGAAATCGGCGAGATGAGTCTCCCGTTGCAAGTGAAACTCCTGCGGGTGTTGCAGGAACGGGAGTTTGAACGAGTCGGCGGCAATCGTACGATTCATGTGGATGTACGCATTATCGCGGCGACGAATCAGGATCTGGAGCTGCAGGTGGAGGAACGGCGATTTCGGAAGGATCTCTTCTATCGGCTCAATGTCATTCCCATTGTGATTCCTCCACTTCGAGAACGACGAAGTGATATCCCGTTGCTGATCGAGCACTTTCTGACTCGCTTCAATCAGAGTAAGCATACGGATGTGTCGGGCTTTTCGTCAGATGCGCTGCAGTTCTTGATCGAGTACGACTGGCCCGGCAACATTCGCGAGTTGGAGAATATGATCGAGCGATTGGTCGTTCTAAAAAAACAGGGGACGTTGGCGGTCGAAGACTTGCCTCCCAAAATCGGTCGCCGGTCGATCGCGCCTGAATTCAAGGAGCAGTTCATTCGGTTCAACGACGATGGGATCAACCTCTCGAGAGAGGTGGAGCAGTACGAAAAGCATCTCATCATGGAAGCGTTGCGCAAAGCGAATGGTGTCACCTCCAGAGCCGCGCAGTTACTCCACTTGAATCGAACGACGTTGGTTGAAAAGCTGAAACGCAAGGGGGTTGATCCTCGCTCCCATGTGGAAACCCTTCCGCTCTGGCCCCGCATATCCAGTCAAAAGATTGACGACCTTCCGACCTAG